In Aequorivita sp. H23M31, a single window of DNA contains:
- the guaA gene encoding glutamine-hydrolyzing GMP synthase: MQNTVLILDFGSQYTQLIARRVRELNIYCEIHPYHSIPENLDNFKAVILSGSPFSVRAEDAPHPNLSNIRGKLPLLGVCYGAQYMAQFNGGSVEPANLREYGRAKLSMIKPGEVFFEGIPENTQVWMSHGDTIEKLPEHTVRLASTPEVLNAAFKFEGEPTYGIQFHPEVYHTTHGKQLLENFLVKIAGVEQAWTPAAFVETIVHALKEQIGNDKVVLGLSGGVDSTVAATLLNKAIGKNLYCIFVNNGLLRKNEFESVLHQYKDMGLNVKGVDASERFLEALKNETDPERKRKAIGKAFIEVFDDEAHEVTDVDWLAQGTIYPDVIESVSVAGPSVTIKSHHNVGGLPDFMKLKIVEPLRMLFKDEVRRVGKELGIDPELLGRHPFPGPGLAIRILGDITAEKVRILQEVDFIFIDGLRKWGLYDKVWQAGAILLPINSVGVMGDERTYEKVVALRAVESTDGMTADWVNLPYEFLQEVSNNIINRVKGVNRVVYDISSKPPATIEWE, from the coding sequence ATGCAAAACACCGTTCTCATTTTAGATTTTGGTTCGCAGTATACCCAGCTCATCGCCAGACGAGTACGGGAACTGAACATATATTGCGAAATCCATCCGTACCACTCTATTCCAGAAAATCTTGATAATTTTAAGGCCGTAATTCTGTCTGGCAGTCCTTTTTCAGTTAGGGCAGAAGATGCGCCGCATCCCAATCTCTCCAATATTCGAGGCAAATTGCCACTTTTAGGGGTTTGTTATGGTGCTCAATATATGGCTCAATTTAACGGAGGAAGTGTAGAGCCTGCCAATTTGCGCGAATACGGACGCGCCAAACTCTCAATGATAAAACCGGGGGAAGTTTTTTTCGAGGGAATTCCGGAAAACACTCAAGTATGGATGAGCCATGGCGATACTATTGAAAAACTTCCAGAACATACTGTCCGTTTGGCAAGTACTCCTGAAGTTTTAAATGCTGCTTTCAAATTTGAAGGTGAACCAACTTACGGAATCCAATTCCATCCCGAGGTATATCATACCACTCACGGAAAACAATTACTGGAAAACTTTCTAGTGAAAATTGCAGGTGTAGAACAAGCATGGACACCCGCTGCATTCGTTGAAACTATCGTTCACGCATTGAAAGAACAAATTGGCAACGACAAAGTTGTCCTTGGTTTAAGTGGCGGGGTAGATTCTACAGTAGCTGCTACCTTATTGAATAAAGCTATCGGTAAAAATCTTTACTGTATTTTCGTCAACAATGGTTTGCTCCGGAAAAACGAATTTGAAAGCGTGCTCCACCAGTATAAGGATATGGGGCTAAATGTAAAAGGAGTGGATGCTTCGGAAAGATTTCTGGAAGCGTTAAAAAATGAAACCGATCCCGAACGCAAACGAAAAGCAATAGGAAAAGCCTTTATCGAGGTTTTTGATGATGAAGCACACGAAGTTACGGATGTTGATTGGCTGGCACAGGGAACAATTTATCCAGACGTTATTGAAAGTGTTTCGGTGGCAGGGCCTTCCGTAACCATAAAAAGTCATCATAATGTGGGTGGACTACCTGATTTTATGAAATTGAAAATCGTGGAACCTTTGCGCATGCTTTTTAAAGACGAAGTTAGGCGAGTAGGAAAAGAATTGGGAATCGATCCCGAATTACTTGGCCGTCATCCCTTTCCAGGACCTGGTTTGGCCATTCGTATTTTGGGTGATATAACTGCGGAAAAAGTCCGTATTTTGCAAGAAGTGGATTTTATCTTTATCGATGGATTACGAAAATGGGGATTGTATGATAAAGTATGGCAAGCGGGAGCCATATTACTTCCAATAAATAGCGTTGGCGTTATGGGAGATGAAAGAACCTATGAAAAAGTAGTTGCTCTACGAGCAGTGGAATCAACAGATGGAATGACAGCGGATTGGGTAAACCTTCCCTATGAATTTCTACAAGAAGTGAGCAATAATATAATAAATCGAGTGAAAGGCGTTAATAGAGTAGTTTATGACATAAGCTCAAAACCGCCTGCAACTATAGAATGGGAATAA
- the bshC gene encoding bacillithiol biosynthesis cysteine-adding enzyme BshC, whose protein sequence is MPTHSIPYKDTGYFTKLICDYLDERDNLKPFYNRFPSLKNFKLQIEEKQQDFTEEKRHLLAKRIMFQYGDNSLSQSTLSNIDLLKEHTTFTITTGHQLNLFTGPLYFLYKIFSAINLSEQLKKEYPKFHFVPVYWMATEDHDFEEINHFNLFGKKIEWNRESAGAVGELSTEGLKEIKQRLKKEFGESEHGKKLAGYFSEAYTKNSNLADATRYLANMLFYHHGLVIVDGNDEELKKCFIPYAEKELIENLSFKEISKTTERLTDLDFPEQVHPREINLFYLKENLRERIIERDHRFYINETDISFSKEEIISELHEHPERFSPNALLRPLYEEVILPNLCYIGGGGELAYWFQLKDYFEKVEVTFPILLLRNSALLVPQRLIKKLQKLDSGIEEMFLPQHELITRHTYEKSKIDIDFSKQKKYLSKQFKDLYKLAEKTDASFLGAVRAQEKKQLNGLDHLEKRLLKAQKRNLSDELDRLRNIQDELFPNQSLQERQLNFSEFYLEYGEDLLDLLKENLEPLDMRFTVFEL, encoded by the coding sequence ATGCCAACCCATTCCATTCCTTATAAAGACACCGGATATTTCACAAAGCTTATTTGTGATTACCTGGACGAAAGAGATAATCTAAAACCATTTTACAATCGGTTTCCTTCTCTAAAAAACTTTAAACTTCAAATTGAAGAAAAACAGCAAGATTTCACTGAGGAAAAAAGACATCTTTTAGCAAAGCGGATTATGTTTCAGTATGGCGACAATTCGCTTTCACAATCTACTTTAAGCAATATTGATTTATTAAAAGAGCATACCACTTTTACGATTACAACGGGTCACCAATTAAATCTTTTTACGGGTCCACTTTACTTTCTTTATAAAATATTTTCAGCAATAAACCTTTCTGAACAACTCAAGAAAGAATATCCAAAATTTCATTTTGTGCCAGTTTACTGGATGGCAACGGAAGATCACGATTTCGAGGAAATAAACCATTTCAATCTTTTTGGAAAGAAAATAGAATGGAACAGAGAATCCGCTGGCGCCGTTGGCGAATTATCCACTGAGGGATTAAAAGAAATAAAACAGCGTTTAAAAAAAGAATTCGGCGAGAGCGAGCACGGAAAGAAATTGGCGGGCTACTTCTCCGAAGCCTATACCAAAAACAGTAATCTGGCAGATGCGACACGGTATCTTGCAAACATGCTTTTTTATCATCATGGTCTTGTAATTGTGGATGGAAATGATGAAGAACTCAAAAAATGTTTTATCCCTTATGCAGAAAAGGAACTGATCGAAAATCTCAGTTTTAAAGAAATTTCGAAGACAACGGAGCGATTGACCGATTTGGATTTTCCTGAGCAGGTGCATCCCCGAGAAATTAATTTGTTCTATTTAAAAGAAAATCTGCGGGAGCGGATAATTGAAAGAGACCATAGATTTTATATAAATGAAACGGATATTTCCTTTTCCAAAGAGGAAATCATTTCAGAACTACACGAACATCCAGAACGATTTTCTCCAAATGCTCTACTTCGTCCTTTATACGAAGAAGTTATTTTACCCAATCTTTGCTATATTGGTGGCGGTGGAGAATTGGCCTATTGGTTTCAATTAAAGGATTATTTTGAAAAAGTGGAAGTGACATTCCCTATTTTGTTACTTCGAAATTCCGCTCTGCTAGTTCCACAACGACTTATAAAAAAACTACAAAAGCTTGATTCTGGAATTGAAGAAATGTTTCTTCCGCAACACGAACTCATTACACGACATACCTATGAAAAATCCAAAATTGACATCGACTTTTCAAAACAAAAGAAATATTTGTCAAAGCAGTTTAAGGATTTATATAAATTGGCCGAGAAAACCGATGCTTCCTTTTTAGGCGCTGTCCGAGCCCAAGAAAAAAAGCAATTAAATGGCTTGGACCACTTGGAGAAGAGATTGTTAAAAGCCCAAAAACGTAATCTATCCGATGAGCTGGATCGCCTTAGAAATATCCAGGATGAACTATTTCCCAACCAAAGTTTACAGGAACGCCAGCTTAACTTTTCAGAATTTTATCTGGAGTATGGTGAAGATTTGCTGGATCTATTAAAGGAGAATTTAGAGCCTTTGGATATGAGGTTTACTGTTTTTGAGTTGTAG
- a CDS encoding M14 family metallopeptidase yields MKRYFLLVFLFFPLLVLAQLKSPSEFLGYEIGTEFTRHADVVSYFEHVAANSNMVDYHDYGKTNERRRLTYAVVSSEENIQNREKIRTDNLKNIGILEGSAFPEKTIVWLSYNVHGNEASSSEAAMNTIYKLITEHSDYLKNVIVIMDPDVNPDGRDRYVNWYNQVKATPYNPSQDATEHSEPWPGGRPNHYLFDLNRDWMWASQVETQQRLKIYNQWMPQIHVDFHEQYINNPYYFAPGAEPYHEMLTPWQREFQNTIGKNNAKHFDENGWLFFTRESFDLLYPSYGDTYPLFMGAIGMTYEQAGHGRAGLGIINDEDIELTLVDRMTHHTTSGLSTIEVASQNARPLNSHFKEFFQNNDLKYKSFVLKGNPDNIQTLTEMLDRHEIKYGFSNGGTVKGFDYASNKKGSIDANGALVVSTNQPKGKMVEVLFEPQTMLSTPVTYDITAWSLPYAFGLEAVASSTLVSSTSNNPNNDVLNLPSTSAAGYISKWNSLKDAEFLSELLKEDIKVRFSENKLSFGGNEFGRGSLIITRSDNKNNPGFDKKLIEIANKMGRQLYASPTSFADKATDFGSQYVHLIKNKKIAMLQGEGTSTLNYGTLWHFFETQLKYPITSINTSDVKRIQWSDYDVLILPDGYYNSIIDDKVFETLSNWIDKGGKLIAMGNAVGIFEGKEEFDLVKNNSQNEEKEKDSVSEGNLIPYAEREMESTKDMITGSIYKINLDNTHPLAFGYGDTYYTLKLGNDSYKFLEHGYNVGYIKDGPKIVAGFSGETANASLKNSIVFAQVEKGRGSVVYLVDDVVFRSFWQNGKLLLANAVFFVGAGY; encoded by the coding sequence ATGAAGCGTTACTTCCTGCTGGTTTTTCTGTTTTTCCCACTTCTTGTTTTAGCACAACTCAAGTCACCCTCGGAATTTCTGGGATATGAGATCGGAACCGAATTTACCAGGCACGCCGATGTGGTTTCTTATTTTGAGCACGTAGCTGCAAATAGCAATATGGTCGATTACCACGATTATGGAAAAACGAATGAACGGCGCAGATTGACGTATGCTGTGGTTTCTTCCGAAGAAAATATTCAAAATCGGGAAAAAATAAGAACGGATAATTTAAAGAATATCGGAATTCTGGAGGGATCTGCTTTTCCCGAAAAAACAATTGTCTGGCTCAGCTACAACGTTCACGGAAACGAGGCTTCTAGTAGTGAGGCTGCAATGAACACTATTTACAAACTCATTACCGAGCATAGTGATTATTTAAAGAATGTTATTGTTATTATGGATCCGGACGTGAATCCTGATGGCCGCGATCGTTACGTAAATTGGTATAATCAAGTAAAAGCAACACCTTATAATCCGTCGCAGGACGCCACCGAGCACAGTGAGCCATGGCCTGGCGGACGACCAAATCATTATCTCTTCGATTTAAATCGTGATTGGATGTGGGCAAGTCAGGTAGAGACACAACAACGATTGAAAATTTATAACCAGTGGATGCCCCAGATCCATGTCGATTTTCATGAGCAGTACATCAACAATCCCTATTATTTTGCGCCGGGAGCTGAGCCTTATCACGAAATGCTTACACCTTGGCAACGGGAATTCCAAAATACTATTGGAAAAAACAACGCAAAACATTTTGACGAAAACGGATGGCTTTTCTTTACCCGCGAAAGTTTTGACCTATTGTATCCCAGTTATGGCGATACCTATCCGCTATTTATGGGTGCTATTGGGATGACCTATGAACAAGCTGGTCATGGCAGGGCCGGTTTGGGGATCATCAACGATGAGGATATTGAATTAACATTGGTAGATAGGATGACCCATCATACTACCTCGGGACTTTCCACCATCGAAGTGGCATCGCAGAATGCCCGGCCTCTAAATTCCCATTTTAAGGAATTCTTTCAAAATAATGATTTGAAGTATAAGAGCTTTGTTCTAAAAGGAAATCCAGATAATATCCAAACCTTGACGGAAATGTTGGATCGTCATGAGATAAAGTATGGTTTTTCAAATGGGGGAACCGTAAAAGGATTTGATTATGCTTCCAACAAAAAAGGTTCTATAGATGCAAATGGCGCTTTAGTTGTTAGCACGAATCAGCCAAAAGGTAAAATGGTCGAGGTTCTTTTCGAGCCGCAGACTATGCTATCAACACCTGTAACTTATGATATTACGGCTTGGAGCCTTCCTTACGCCTTTGGCCTTGAGGCTGTGGCAAGTTCTACTTTGGTATCCTCAACAAGTAACAATCCAAATAACGATGTTTTAAATTTGCCTTCAACATCCGCAGCTGGTTATATTTCAAAATGGAACAGTTTAAAGGATGCAGAATTTCTTTCAGAATTATTAAAGGAGGACATTAAAGTGCGTTTTTCTGAAAATAAGCTAAGTTTTGGTGGAAATGAATTTGGACGCGGTAGCCTGATAATTACCAGGAGCGACAATAAAAACAATCCAGGGTTCGACAAAAAACTTATTGAAATCGCCAACAAAATGGGTAGACAATTATACGCTTCTCCCACCAGTTTTGCCGATAAAGCAACCGATTTTGGATCGCAATATGTGCATTTAATTAAGAACAAAAAAATTGCTATGCTTCAGGGCGAAGGAACTTCTACCTTAAACTACGGCACATTATGGCATTTTTTCGAAACTCAGCTTAAATACCCGATTACTTCCATAAATACAAGTGATGTAAAAAGAATTCAATGGTCTGATTACGATGTATTGATTTTGCCTGACGGATATTACAATTCGATAATCGATGATAAGGTTTTTGAAACTCTTTCAAACTGGATAGACAAAGGAGGGAAATTAATCGCGATGGGAAATGCGGTGGGTATTTTTGAGGGTAAAGAAGAGTTTGATCTGGTTAAAAACAATTCTCAAAATGAAGAAAAAGAAAAGGATTCAGTTTCTGAGGGTAATTTAATTCCTTATGCCGAGCGGGAAATGGAAAGCACTAAGGATATGATTACCGGAAGTATTTATAAGATTAATTTGGATAACACCCATCCCTTGGCATTTGGTTATGGTGATACTTATTATACACTGAAACTGGGAAATGATTCCTACAAGTTTTTAGAACACGGTTATAATGTGGGCTATATAAAAGATGGGCCTAAAATTGTGGCTGGATTTTCTGGAGAAACGGCCAATGCATCTTTAAAGAATTCTATCGTTTTCGCCCAAGTTGAAAAGGGTAGGGGCAGCGTGGTTTATCTTGTGGATGATGTGGTGTTCCGTTCATTTTGGCAGAATGGAAAATTGTTGTTGGCAAACGCAGTGTTTTTTGTGGGAGCAGGATATTAA
- a CDS encoding GNAT family N-acetyltransferase → MKSNKLDKYKVRKYQPSDKPDWDSFVKNAKNATFLFHRDFMDYHSDRFEDFSLVVFSEEKLVAVIPANLKAGVLHSHQGLSYGGLVLGKKTTFPEALAIFQSLLIFLKTEGILTLNLKLLPKIYNQLPSDEIDYLLFLIKAKLSRRDLSSCVFNENKLKIESSNRLRGIKKGEKNKLQIREESTFDSFWEEVLEPNLKKVHNQNPVHSVPEINLLKSYFPENIRQFNVYKDNQIVAGTTIFETSEVAHAQYISANAIGRKTGGLDFLFHYLLNYFSNKRYFDFGISNESQGLKVNTGLIKWKESFGGRGIVHDFYEIDTDNHHLLNEVLL, encoded by the coding sequence TTGAAATCAAATAAATTGGATAAATACAAAGTAAGAAAGTATCAACCCTCAGATAAACCCGATTGGGACAGTTTTGTAAAAAATGCAAAGAATGCTACTTTTTTGTTCCACAGAGATTTTATGGATTATCATTCCGATAGATTTGAAGATTTTTCTCTGGTTGTTTTTAGTGAAGAAAAACTTGTAGCGGTAATTCCAGCTAATTTAAAAGCGGGAGTGCTCCATTCGCATCAAGGTCTAAGTTATGGCGGATTGGTACTAGGAAAAAAAACTACATTTCCCGAAGCGCTGGCTATTTTTCAAAGTCTGTTGATTTTTCTAAAAACTGAAGGAATTTTGACCCTAAATTTGAAATTGCTTCCAAAAATCTACAACCAATTACCCAGTGATGAAATTGATTATCTTCTTTTTCTTATAAAGGCGAAACTAAGCCGACGGGATTTGAGTAGTTGTGTCTTCAATGAAAATAAGCTAAAGATTGAATCCTCGAACAGATTAAGAGGAATTAAAAAAGGCGAAAAAAATAAATTGCAGATTCGAGAAGAATCAACTTTCGATTCTTTTTGGGAAGAGGTTTTAGAGCCAAATCTTAAAAAGGTTCACAATCAAAACCCAGTTCATTCCGTGCCCGAAATTAATTTATTAAAATCCTATTTTCCAGAAAATATCAGGCAATTCAATGTTTATAAAGATAATCAAATTGTTGCCGGAACCACCATTTTTGAAACCTCGGAAGTAGCACACGCGCAATATATTTCTGCAAATGCTATCGGAAGAAAAACAGGAGGCTTGGATTTTCTATTCCATTATTTATTGAACTATTTTTCAAATAAGAGATATTTCGACTTCGGGATTTCAAATGAGAGCCAAGGTCTGAAAGTCAACACCGGACTTATAAAATGGAAAGAAAGCTTTGGTGGACGAGGAATTGTTCATGATTTTTATGAAATCGACACAGATAACCATCATCTTTTAAATGAAGTTTTACTATGA
- a CDS encoding DegT/DnrJ/EryC1/StrS family aminotransferase, producing MIPFLDLKAINERFESSFHESFQQFLESGYYVLGNQVKLFEANFARYCGTKHCVGVGNGLDALRLILEGYKILGKLKDNDEVLVASNTYIATILAIKQAGLKPVLVETDLDTYNFDLASLKNSITKKSRVVMPVHLYGQLSQMKEIQKILKENNLLVIEDAAQAHGARNDEGKRAGNLGDAAGFSFYPTKNLGALGDAGAITTNDDDLANVLSKLRNYGTSSKYVNDLVGFNSRLDELQAAFLNCKLPSLDMDNNRRREIAKRYLSEIKNKKITLPKYDGSEDHVFHLFVVRVENRNEFIDYLDRNGIGHLIHYPIPPHQQKALSDYSDLSFPNTEKTHNQIISIPISPILSEVDVERIIEVLNSY from the coding sequence ATGATTCCTTTTTTAGATTTAAAAGCAATTAACGAGCGGTTTGAATCTTCATTTCACGAAAGTTTTCAGCAGTTTCTGGAATCTGGATATTACGTTTTGGGGAATCAGGTAAAACTGTTTGAAGCAAATTTCGCCCGGTATTGTGGAACAAAGCATTGTGTTGGAGTAGGGAATGGTCTTGATGCATTGCGGTTAATTTTAGAAGGCTATAAGATCCTTGGGAAATTAAAGGACAATGATGAAGTTTTAGTGGCTTCCAATACGTACATCGCCACAATCTTGGCAATAAAACAGGCTGGTTTAAAACCGGTTTTGGTCGAAACTGATTTAGATACTTATAATTTTGATCTAGCTTCACTCAAGAATTCAATAACTAAAAAAAGCAGGGTCGTAATGCCCGTTCATTTGTATGGACAACTTTCCCAGATGAAAGAAATCCAAAAAATTTTAAAAGAGAATAATCTTTTGGTAATTGAAGATGCAGCCCAAGCTCATGGTGCCAGGAATGATGAGGGAAAACGTGCCGGAAATCTTGGAGATGCCGCAGGTTTTAGTTTTTATCCTACTAAAAATCTTGGAGCACTTGGGGATGCTGGAGCAATTACAACGAATGATGATGATTTAGCAAACGTGCTTTCAAAACTAAGAAATTACGGGACTTCCAGCAAATACGTAAATGACCTGGTAGGTTTTAATTCACGACTTGACGAATTGCAGGCTGCATTTTTAAACTGCAAATTGCCTTCTTTGGATATGGACAATAACAGACGTCGGGAAATTGCAAAAAGATATCTTTCAGAAATTAAAAACAAAAAAATCACCCTTCCAAAATATGATGGAAGTGAAGATCACGTTTTTCATCTTTTTGTAGTTCGCGTAGAAAATAGAAACGAATTTATTGATTATTTGGACCGAAATGGGATTGGACATTTAATTCATTATCCCATTCCTCCACATCAACAAAAAGCACTTTCGGATTATTCGGATCTGTCGTTTCCGAATACCGAAAAAACACATAATCAAATAATTAGTATTCCAATTAGTCCTATACTTTCAGAAGTAGATGTAGAGAGGATTATTGAGGTTTTAAATAGTTATTAG
- a CDS encoding four helix bundle protein, with protein MHNLIVISGNSVKECVVCSAIARRRKYITEAKDETTREKLEELSKMPSGLHKYLKNKNRSFIYYC; from the coding sequence ATGCACAATTTAATCGTTATTTCGGGAAATTCTGTGAAAGAGTGCGTAGTTTGTTCAGCAATTGCACGGAGAAGAAAATATATCACAGAAGCTAAAGATGAGACTACAAGAGAAAAACTGGAGGAGCTATCGAAAATGCCAAGCGGTTTGCATAAATATCTCAAAAATAAAAATAGATCTTTTATCTACTATTGCTGA
- a CDS encoding O-antigen translocase gives MKIPAFLRNNLLLKMTSLNAGAIVVRLFISAIIQRLLTEYVGPVGQYKIGQLRSISQLLVSVTSLGTFNGVVKYIAEYKTDEIKLQKLFSSVFVFLVVGVSITVPVLLIFSDEISLHLFASTEYSFVIKLLAVVVPFIAIQRVFNGVINGLSEYKKFVKIDIISYLAGSVLTVVFLFQYNLNGVLVAIAITPIVQVLVLLSVFYRVLREYLQFKKLQFRAPMAKALLAFTVMSFVSSILLPLVEIDIRSMLDEKLSGRDAGIWTNMTFISHNYMVFSGSIFTLYVIPKFAGIYDSHNFKKEVISIYKTLLPLFAVGMVLVYLFRNVIIDLIYPGQYEMASLFKWQLMGDFVRLASLVLAHQFLAKKLVINFVVTEIMSLALFYGFAYYFVGIYGIEGVVMAHLLRYIIYFLVVLFLIIRYFKKQERRASLGGRN, from the coding sequence TTGAAAATTCCAGCGTTCCTTCGGAATAACCTTCTTTTAAAGATGACTTCTTTAAATGCCGGGGCTATTGTAGTCCGGTTGTTTATTTCTGCAATAATCCAGCGATTACTTACGGAATATGTAGGACCCGTTGGACAGTATAAAATAGGACAGCTTCGGAGTATTTCCCAACTTTTAGTATCCGTAACCTCTTTGGGTACTTTTAACGGAGTGGTAAAATATATTGCCGAATATAAAACTGATGAGATTAAATTACAAAAACTATTCTCGTCTGTTTTCGTTTTTCTGGTAGTAGGTGTTTCAATAACAGTTCCCGTTCTGCTTATTTTTTCAGATGAAATCAGTTTACATCTATTCGCCAGCACAGAATATTCGTTTGTCATAAAATTACTCGCCGTAGTTGTTCCTTTTATTGCCATTCAAAGGGTTTTTAATGGTGTAATAAATGGACTTTCGGAATATAAAAAGTTTGTAAAAATAGACATAATCAGTTATCTGGCAGGTTCTGTCTTAACTGTTGTTTTTCTCTTTCAATACAATCTTAATGGTGTTTTGGTTGCGATTGCAATAACGCCTATAGTCCAAGTGCTGGTATTGCTTTCGGTTTTTTATAGAGTTTTAAGGGAGTATTTACAGTTTAAAAAGCTACAATTTCGCGCTCCGATGGCGAAGGCTCTTTTGGCCTTTACGGTAATGTCCTTCGTTTCCTCGATATTACTGCCTCTCGTAGAAATTGATATCCGAAGCATGTTGGATGAAAAGCTATCGGGACGAGATGCGGGAATCTGGACGAATATGACGTTTATTTCACATAATTACATGGTCTTTTCCGGCTCAATTTTCACCTTGTATGTTATTCCAAAATTTGCGGGAATTTATGATTCCCATAATTTCAAAAAAGAAGTTATCTCAATTTACAAAACGCTTTTACCGCTTTTCGCAGTAGGGATGGTTTTGGTGTATTTGTTTAGAAACGTAATTATCGACCTTATTTATCCCGGACAGTACGAAATGGCATCGCTGTTTAAATGGCAACTTATGGGCGATTTTGTGCGTTTGGCATCTCTGGTTTTGGCCCATCAATTTTTGGCCAAAAAATTGGTGATCAATTTCGTGGTGACCGAAATTATGTCCCTGGCTCTTTTTTATGGCTTTGCATATTATTTTGTAGGAATATATGGAATTGAAGGAGTGGTCATGGCGCATTTGTTACGCTATATAATTTACTTTTTGGTGGTGCTCTTCTTAATTATCCGTTATTTTAAAAAGCAGGAACGGCGTGCGTCCTTAGGCGGTCGAAACTAA
- a CDS encoding glycosyltransferase, whose protein sequence is MAKGKVVFTGAEREFLEYYNLKEDEVCINALPDVDYLYGKLENLILNPQQLIAISNSARKFIEKEHNYISIAKKYLETWEDN, encoded by the coding sequence ATGGCAAAAGGAAAAGTTGTATTTACCGGTGCCGAAAGGGAATTTTTGGAATATTATAATCTCAAAGAAGATGAAGTCTGCATCAACGCACTCCCGGATGTGGATTATTTATACGGAAAACTAGAAAATCTTATCTTAAATCCGCAGCAGCTTATTGCTATTTCAAATAGTGCACGGAAATTTATTGAGAAGGAACATAATTACATTTCCATTGCGAAAAAGTATTTGGAAACTTGGGAGGATAATTAG
- a CDS encoding glycosyltransferase family protein, with amino-acid sequence MRILLVGEYSRLHNSLKEGLQELGHKVTLVSTGDQFKKFPSDILLNRRYHSGFSKKIKVGIYKMFGIDITSISLKNQFFSYKEEFKDFDVVQLINESPFSIAAKEEREMISFLKNNNKKLFLLSCGADYSSIKYAYDKKLRYSTLSPFFDGKVSEKDSDPALKYLRPEFVSLHKFIFEEMNGVIASDLDYHIPLKGHEKYLGLIPNPINTSKLKQLPFIVDNKIIIFHGINRGNYFKKGNDYFEAALRKIEDKYHAKVEIITVESVPYSEYISAYNSAHILLDQVFFV; translated from the coding sequence ATGAGAATTCTATTGGTTGGTGAATACAGTAGGTTGCACAACTCTTTAAAAGAAGGTTTGCAGGAACTTGGTCATAAAGTAACCTTGGTTTCAACGGGGGACCAGTTCAAGAAATTCCCATCAGATATTCTCTTGAATCGACGATACCATTCGGGTTTTTCAAAAAAAATCAAGGTTGGGATTTACAAGATGTTCGGAATCGACATCACGTCGATTTCGTTAAAAAATCAATTCTTCAGCTATAAAGAAGAATTTAAAGATTTTGATGTAGTGCAATTAATCAACGAAAGTCCCTTTTCAATTGCCGCTAAAGAGGAAAGGGAAATGATTTCATTTTTAAAAAATAATAACAAAAAGCTTTTTCTTCTTTCTTGTGGGGCGGATTACAGCAGTATAAAATATGCTTACGATAAAAAATTGCGGTATTCAACCCTCAGCCCATTTTTTGACGGAAAGGTTTCGGAAAAAGATTCGGATCCGGCATTAAAATATTTACGGCCTGAGTTTGTTTCATTGCACAAATTTATTTTTGAAGAAATGAACGGAGTAATTGCTTCCGATTTGGATTATCACATTCCACTTAAAGGGCACGAAAAATATCTCGGATTAATTCCTAATCCGATAAACACTTCAAAACTGAAACAATTACCGTTTATTGTAGATAATAAAATCATCATTTTTCACGGAATTAACCGCGGTAATTATTTTAAAAAAGGAAATGATTATTTTGAAGCTGCTCTTCGCAAGATAGAAGATAAATATCATGCAAAAGTTGAAATAATCACGGTTGAAAGTGTTCCGTATTCAGAATACATTTCGGCGTATAATTCCGCCCACATACTGTTGGACCAGGTTTTTTTCGTATGA